Proteins from a single region of Campylobacter sputorum:
- a CDS encoding O-antigen translocase: MTLIKTSFLSAIATIVQVLSGFVVTKIIAVYIGSSGLALIGQLQNFINLVLLVSGDFFKTAVTKYTAELKDDEVKKYGFWSTATKIASILYIGIFIFLFFFSNQISAYLLSSSRYGYIFKILAFSIPFFILNGYLLAILNGQRQIKQYITLSISLNIVSLVLVSFLSIVFAIDGALIAYVTNQSVVLLITLFYLRKEVWLKLKNFSYKPKLENIKKLFEMSAISFSAVISSNISLLYIRNYISNTLSLEDAGYWQGIWIISNVSLSLITTSLVTYLLPTLSSIKEKYLMTKELKKTIYLVFPIASVISVALYLLRYFIIDILYTKDFSPMGELFLWQMVGNVIKACSWVLGYVLVAKAMVKYFVLTEFIFASTMVLLSVYFINHFALVGVTYAYAINTFLYLIAVTIIYKFKVKEKYV; encoded by the coding sequence ATGACTTTAATTAAAACATCATTTCTTTCAGCCATTGCAACTATTGTCCAAGTTTTAAGCGGATTTGTAGTAACAAAAATAATAGCTGTTTATATAGGTTCTTCCGGTCTAGCTCTCATAGGACAATTACAAAATTTTATAAATTTAGTATTGTTGGTGTCTGGTGATTTTTTCAAAACAGCTGTTACAAAATATACAGCTGAGCTTAAAGACGACGAAGTAAAAAAATATGGATTTTGGTCAACTGCTACGAAAATAGCAAGCATATTATATATAGGTATATTTATTTTTCTATTTTTCTTTTCTAATCAAATTTCTGCTTATTTACTATCTAGTAGTAGATATGGCTATATATTTAAAATACTAGCTTTTAGTATCCCGTTTTTTATATTAAATGGTTATTTATTAGCAATTTTAAATGGACAAAGACAGATAAAGCAATATATCACCCTATCTATATCTCTAAATATAGTTTCCCTTGTTTTAGTAAGTTTTTTAAGTATAGTTTTTGCAATAGATGGCGCTTTAATAGCCTATGTTACTAATCAATCAGTAGTTTTATTAATAACACTTTTTTATCTTAGAAAAGAAGTTTGGTTAAAATTAAAAAATTTTTCATATAAACCAAAGCTAGAAAATATTAAAAAACTTTTTGAAATGAGTGCTATATCGTTTTCAGCAGTTATATCATCAAATATTTCCTTATTGTATATCAGAAACTATATTTCAAACACATTGTCTTTAGAAGATGCTGGATATTGGCAAGGTATTTGGATAATTTCTAATGTTTCACTATCGCTTATTACAACTTCGTTAGTAACTTATCTTTTGCCAACATTATCTAGTATAAAAGAAAAATATTTAATGACGAAAGAGTTAAAAAAGACTATTTATTTAGTATTTCCAATAGCAAGCGTCATATCTGTAGCTTTATATCTACTTAGATATTTTATTATAGATATATTATATACAAAAGATTTTTCGCCTATGGGTGAGCTTTTTTTGTGGCAAATGGTTGGAAATGTTATAAAAGCTTGTTCTTGGGTGCTTGGCTATGTGCTTGTTGCAAAAGCTATGGTTAAATACTTTGTGTTGACTGAATTTATTTTTGCTTCAACAATGGTTTTATTGAGTGTTTATTTTATAAATCATTTTGCACTTGTTGGTGTAACATATGCTTATGCAATAAATACTTTTTTATACCTTATTGCAGTTACGATTATTTATAAATTTAAAGTAAAGGAAAAATATGTCTAA
- a CDS encoding DegT/DnrJ/EryC1/StrS family aminotransferase, translating to MISFLDLKAINAQYRDELVKVCENVIDSGWYIHGKHCSEFEENFAKYCGTKFCIGVANGLEALILIMRAYKELGVFNDGDEIIVPSNTYIASILAISENNLVPVLVEPDINTYLIDPNKIEEKITKKTKAILPVHLYGQVCEMDKINEIAKKYNLKVIEDSAQSHGAFYKNKKSGNLGDASGFSFYPGKNLGALGDAGAVTTNDEDLANTVRALGNYGSHKKYKNLYKGINSRLDEIQAAMLNVKLKYLDDEIEKRREIAKFYLNNIKNENFIMPYVRTENGHVWHLFVLRTSKRDELQKYLADSGVQTLIHYPIPSHKQNAYKEWNKLSYPISEKIHNEVLSLPISGVQNIEDTKKIVKIINDFN from the coding sequence TTGATTTCGTTTTTAGATTTAAAAGCTATAAATGCTCAGTATAGAGATGAGTTGGTAAAAGTTTGTGAAAATGTGATAGATAGTGGCTGGTATATACACGGCAAACATTGTTCTGAATTTGAAGAGAATTTTGCTAAGTATTGTGGTACTAAATTTTGTATTGGTGTTGCAAATGGATTAGAGGCACTTATTTTGATAATGAGAGCTTATAAAGAGCTTGGTGTGTTTAATGATGGGGATGAGATTATAGTTCCTTCAAATACATACATAGCATCCATACTTGCTATATCTGAAAATAATTTAGTGCCAGTATTAGTTGAGCCAGATATAAATACATACCTTATAGATCCCAATAAAATAGAAGAAAAAATTACAAAAAAAACAAAAGCTATTTTACCTGTTCACCTTTATGGACAAGTTTGTGAAATGGATAAGATAAATGAAATAGCTAAAAAATATAATTTAAAAGTTATTGAAGATTCAGCTCAATCACACGGGGCTTTTTATAAAAACAAAAAAAGCGGGAATTTAGGTGATGCAAGCGGATTTAGTTTTTATCCAGGTAAAAATTTAGGGGCTTTAGGTGATGCTGGAGCAGTAACTACAAATGATGAGGATTTAGCTAATACTGTTAGAGCTTTAGGAAACTATGGAAGCCATAAAAAATATAAAAATTTATATAAAGGTATCAATAGCAGGTTAGATGAAATTCAAGCAGCTATGCTTAATGTTAAATTGAAATATCTTGATGATGAGATAGAAAAGCGAAGAGAGATTGCTAAATTTTATTTGAATAATATCAAAAATGAAAATTTTATCATGCCTTATGTTAGGACTGAAAATGGTCATGTTTGGCATCTTTTTGTATTAAGGACTTCAAAAAGAGATGAGTTACAAAAATATTTAGCTGATAGCGGAGTCCAAACTTTGATACACTATCCAATTCCATCCCATAAACAAAATGCATATAAAGAATGGAATAAACTATCATATCCTATAAGCGAAAAAATTCATAATGAAGTATTAAGTTTGCCTATCAGCGGTGTTCAAAACATAGAAGATACTAAGAAGATAGTTAAAATAATAAATGACTTTAATTAA
- a CDS encoding ankyrin repeat domain-containing protein, with product MKICIAGKNNIAVEILFYLLSCNVKKENICIIPNQTDIGQDNWQKSLLKQANEKNIEVVTLDKIYDIENLLFLSLEFDRIVVPSKFKSNKLFNIHFSLLPKYKGMFTSVMPILNNEKSTGVTFHKIDKGIDTGDIIAQKEFTIDFMDNARDVYHKCTRNGIALVKQCLDDLMSGKFMETKKQNHIKSSYFSKSSIDFKNLNVDLNQTAINIHNQIRAFNFREYQVPKVFSTDIISSKILNINSNKKPGTILYKNDICFVISTIDKDIVLYKDRVKDLFVACENGYNQIVDRLLQIPKIINIQNKNGWTPLIVAIYNNKKDIVKTLLLNGADLSICNFKGTTPLMYARSAYSEHKDSEILQLLLKLGVDIHQKDYSNKSVLDYCIENNEIEVLNIIKGENF from the coding sequence ATGAAGATTTGTATTGCTGGAAAAAATAATATCGCGGTTGAAATTTTATTTTATTTGCTTAGTTGTAATGTAAAAAAAGAGAATATTTGCATAATACCAAATCAAACAGATATTGGACAAGATAATTGGCAGAAATCATTATTAAAACAAGCTAATGAAAAAAACATAGAAGTTGTAACATTAGACAAAATTTATGATATTGAAAATTTACTATTTTTATCTTTGGAATTTGATAGAATAGTTGTTCCAAGTAAATTTAAATCAAATAAGCTATTTAATATTCATTTTTCCTTATTGCCAAAATACAAAGGTATGTTTACTTCTGTTATGCCTATTTTAAATAATGAAAAATCTACAGGAGTTACATTTCATAAAATAGATAAAGGAATAGATACTGGAGATATAATTGCTCAAAAAGAATTTACAATAGATTTTATGGACAACGCAAGAGATGTTTATCATAAATGTACCAGAAATGGCATAGCATTGGTAAAGCAGTGTTTAGACGATTTAATGAGTGGTAAATTTATGGAAACAAAAAAACAAAATCATATAAAATCTTCATATTTTTCTAAAAGTTCTATTGATTTCAAAAATTTAAATGTGGATTTAAATCAAACGGCAATAAATATTCATAATCAAATAAGAGCTTTTAATTTTAGAGAATATCAGGTTCCAAAAGTTTTTAGCACAGACATCATATCTAGTAAAATTCTAAACATAAACTCAAATAAAAAGCCAGGTACAATTTTATATAAAAATGATATATGTTTTGTAATAAGTACTATTGATAAAGATATTGTGTTATATAAAGATAGGGTAAAAGATTTATTTGTAGCTTGTGAAAATGGCTATAATCAAATAGTAGATAGATTATTACAAATTCCAAAAATCATTAATATCCAAAATAAGAATGGATGGACACCTCTAATAGTTGCTATATATAATAACAAAAAGGATATTGTTAAAACTTTATTATTAAATGGTGCTGATTTAAGTATTTGTAACTTTAAAGGAACAACACCTTTAATGTATGCAAGAAGTGCTTATTCGGAGCACAAAGATTCTGAAATTTTGCAATTATTGTTAAAGCTGGGTGTGGATATACATCAAAAAGATTATTCAAACAAAAGTGTTTTGGACTATTGTATAGAAAATAATGAAATTGAAGTATTAAATATTATCAAGGGAGAAAATTTTTGA
- a CDS encoding sugar 3,4-ketoisomerase, producing MNSSSYRIIDFNTFGDERGSLIALEGVYDIPFDIKRVYYIFDTKEGVERGFHAHINLKQICIAVKGSCVFVLDNGKTREEIKLDNPNKGLFIEGLIWREMKDFSSDCVLVVIASEHYYESDYIRDYDNFLEITKKSK from the coding sequence ATGAATAGTTCGAGTTATAGGATTATAGATTTTAATACTTTTGGCGATGAAAGAGGCTCCCTTATAGCATTAGAAGGTGTATATGATATTCCTTTTGATATTAAAAGAGTTTATTATATTTTTGATACAAAGGAAGGTGTTGAGAGAGGTTTTCATGCTCATATAAATTTAAAACAAATTTGCATAGCTGTAAAAGGCAGTTGTGTTTTTGTGCTAGATAATGGAAAAACAAGAGAAGAGATAAAGCTTGATAACCCAAACAAGGGTTTGTTTATAGAGGGTCTTATTTGGAGAGAAATGAAAGATTTCAGTTCCGATTGTGTTTTGGTTGTGATAGCAAGTGAGCATTATTATGAGAGTGACTATATAAGGGATTATGATAATTTTTTAGAAATTACTAAAAAATCAAAATGA
- the rfbB gene encoding dTDP-glucose 4,6-dehydratase, translated as MKTKNILVTGCAGFIGSNFVPYFLNKYKNYNIINLDLLTYAGNLENLKEIENNPRYKFIKGNICNRELIEYIFKEYDIEGVIHFAAESHVDNSIKNPGIFIETNINGTYTLLDVAKKYWMIKPFVYKNEYKVCRFHHISTDEVYGTLGEIGLFSETTPYAPNSPYSASKASGDMIVRSYIETYGLDAVITNCSNNYGPKQHDEKLIPTIIRNAIKGNKIPIYGDGKNIRDWLYVLDHCKGIDLVFHKGKKGETYNIGGRNERTNLQIVEAICKILDEKIPTSKNGLNIKSYSELLTFVEDRAGHDRRYAIDATKIETELGWTADENFDSGIVKTVEWYLERYGMKNE; from the coding sequence ATGAAAACAAAAAATATCCTTGTAACTGGATGTGCTGGATTTATAGGTTCAAATTTTGTGCCATATTTTTTAAATAAATACAAAAACTATAATATTATAAATTTGGATTTACTTACTTATGCTGGAAATTTAGAAAACTTAAAAGAAATAGAAAATAATCCAAGATATAAATTTATAAAAGGTAATATTTGTAACAGAGAGTTGATAGAATATATATTTAAAGAGTATGATATTGAAGGTGTTATACACTTTGCTGCTGAGTCACATGTAGATAATTCTATAAAAAATCCAGGAATTTTTATAGAAACAAATATAAATGGCACTTACACACTTTTGGATGTGGCTAAAAAATATTGGATGATTAAACCTTTTGTGTATAAAAATGAATATAAAGTATGTAGATTTCATCATATATCTACTGATGAGGTTTATGGAACCTTGGGAGAAATTGGACTATTTAGCGAAACCACGCCGTATGCACCAAATTCGCCGTATTCAGCTAGTAAAGCAAGTGGTGATATGATAGTAAGAAGTTATATTGAAACTTATGGTTTAGATGCAGTTATAACTAACTGCTCTAACAACTATGGTCCAAAACAACACGATGAAAAACTAATACCGACAATTATAAGAAATGCCATAAAGGGAAATAAAATCCCAATCTATGGAGATGGCAAAAACATACGCGACTGGTTATATGTGCTAGATCATTGCAAAGGGATAGACCTTGTTTTTCATAAAGGAAAAAAAGGTGAAACATATAATATAGGCGGAAGAAATGAGAGAACAAATTTACAAATAGTTGAAGCAATTTGTAAAATTTTAGATGAAAAAATTCCAACTTCTAAAAATGGTTTAAATATAAAAAGTTACAGTGAGTTACTAACTTTTGTAGAAGATAGAGCCGGACATGACAGAAGATATGCTATAGATGCTACTAAGATAGAGACTGAACTAGGTTGGACGGCTGATGAAAATTTTGACAGCGGGATTGTAAAAACTGTTGAATGGTATTTGGAAAGATATGGGATGAAAAATGAATAG
- the rfbD gene encoding dTDP-4-dehydrorhamnose reductase, translating into MNEFNVLVTGANGQLGSEIHALSSHYVYKFYFTDKSKLDITNMESIKEYMQNKNINVIINCAAYTAVDNAESNQELAFKINTEGVRNLALISKENGIKLIHISTDYVFDGKNFKPYIETDIASPQNIYGKSKLDGEKEMISINPKNSIIIRTSWVYGYYGKNFVKTMLKIGKERDSLGVVFDQIGTPTYSKDLAKTILDILPFIKNENAEIYNYSNDGVASWYDFAKEIMCMAKLKCDIISIETKDYPTLAKRPYFSLLNKTKIKKEFGLKIPYWKDSLDDCLARLGERR; encoded by the coding sequence ATGAATGAGTTTAATGTGTTAGTAACTGGTGCTAATGGACAACTTGGTAGTGAGATACATGCTCTTTCTAGTCATTATGTTTATAAATTTTATTTTACAGATAAAAGTAAGCTTGACATAACCAATATGGAAAGTATTAAAGAGTATATGCAAAATAAAAATATAAATGTGATTATAAATTGTGCTGCTTATACTGCTGTGGATAATGCAGAAAGTAATCAAGAACTTGCATTTAAAATAAATACTGAGGGTGTTAGAAATTTAGCTTTAATATCAAAAGAAAATGGTATTAAATTAATTCATATTTCAACAGATTATGTTTTTGATGGCAAAAATTTTAAGCCATATATAGAAACAGATATAGCTTCACCACAAAATATATATGGCAAAAGCAAACTAGATGGCGAAAAAGAGATGATTAGTATCAATCCAAAAAACTCTATAATCATTAGAACATCTTGGGTTTATGGTTATTATGGTAAAAATTTTGTTAAAACTATGCTAAAAATTGGAAAAGAAAGAGATAGTTTAGGTGTAGTGTTTGATCAAATAGGAACGCCTACTTATTCAAAAGATTTGGCAAAAACTATATTAGATATTTTGCCTTTTATAAAAAATGAAAATGCAGAGATTTACAACTACTCAAATGATGGTGTTGCTTCTTGGTATGATTTTGCAAAAGAGATAATGTGTATGGCAAAACTAAAATGTGATATAATCTCAATAGAGACAAAAGATTATCCGACTTTGGCTAAAAGACCATATTTTTCTCTATTAAATAAAACAAAAATAAAAAAAGAATTTGGTTTAAAAATTCCATACTGGAAAGATTCTTTAGATGACTGCTTAGCAAGACTAGGAGAGAGAAGATAA
- the rfbC gene encoding dTDP-4-dehydrorhamnose 3,5-epimerase: protein MKFIRTAIEDVVICEPTIHGDSRGYFCETFRLDLLENFLGKKINFVQDNESKSSKYVFRGFHFQIPPFAQTKLVRVIKGKVLDIAVDIRKNSPTYGKYVCVMLSEENKKQIFIPIGFAHGFIVLEDDTIFSYKVDNYYSKECDRGIYFADKALDIDFGVDLNKLILSDKDTKQPLLSDIEEYFTYGVNYYE from the coding sequence ATGAAATTTATAAGAACGGCTATAGAAGATGTAGTAATTTGTGAGCCTACTATACATGGTGATAGTAGAGGGTATTTTTGTGAGACATTTAGACTTGATTTGCTAGAAAATTTTTTAGGTAAAAAAATAAATTTTGTGCAAGATAATGAGTCAAAATCATCAAAGTATGTTTTTCGTGGATTTCATTTTCAAATTCCACCATTTGCTCAAACAAAACTAGTTAGAGTTATAAAAGGAAAAGTTTTAGATATAGCAGTAGATATCAGAAAAAATTCTCCTACTTATGGCAAATATGTTTGTGTCATGCTTTCTGAAGAAAATAAAAAACAAATTTTTATACCCATAGGTTTTGCTCATGGATTTATAGTATTAGAAGATGATACAATATTTTCATATAAAGTAGATAATTATTATAGTAAAGAGTGTGATAGAGGTATATACTTTGCTGATAAAGCTTTGGATATAGATTTTGGTGTGGATTTAAATAAACTTATTTTATCAGATAAAGACACAAAGCAGCCGTTACTATCAGATATAGAAGAATATTTTACATATGGTGTAAATTATTATGAATGA
- the rfbA gene encoding glucose-1-phosphate thymidylyltransferase RfbA: MKGIILAGGSGTRLYPITKGVSKQLLPIYNKPMVYYPLSVLMLAGIKEILIITTPEDQKNFINLLGNGSDLGIKLEYIIQPSPDGLAQAFILGKEFLNGDDACLILGDNIFYGHGFTNLLQNSIKNAKKEDKATVFGYYVKDPERYGVAEFDNNGNVISIEEKPANPKSNYAIVGLYFYPKDVVKKVLDVKPSGRGELEITTLNQIYLKENRLKLELMGRGYAWFDTGTHDSLIESSQFIQTVEKRQSLKIACLEEIAYKFGYINREELLKLAEPLKKNEYGRYLINLAKGKNI; the protein is encoded by the coding sequence ATGAAAGGTATAATTTTAGCTGGCGGAAGCGGAACTAGGCTTTATCCTATAACAAAAGGAGTTAGTAAACAACTTTTGCCGATATATAATAAGCCTATGGTTTATTATCCATTATCTGTTTTAATGCTTGCGGGCATAAAAGAAATTTTAATCATAACAACTCCAGAGGATCAAAAAAATTTTATAAATTTATTAGGCAATGGAAGTGATTTAGGCATAAAACTAGAATATATAATACAGCCTAGTCCAGATGGTTTGGCGCAAGCTTTTATACTAGGTAAAGAATTTTTAAATGGTGATGATGCTTGTTTGATACTTGGTGATAATATCTTTTATGGTCATGGATTTACAAATTTATTACAAAATAGTATAAAAAATGCAAAAAAAGAAGATAAAGCTACTGTTTTTGGATACTATGTAAAAGACCCTGAGCGTTATGGTGTGGCTGAGTTTGATAATAATGGAAATGTCATAAGTATAGAAGAAAAACCAGCTAACCCAAAGTCAAATTATGCCATAGTTGGGTTGTATTTTTACCCTAAGGATGTTGTTAAAAAAGTTTTAGATGTAAAACCTAGTGGTAGAGGCGAACTTGAAATAACCACTCTAAATCAAATTTATCTTAAAGAAAATAGACTTAAATTAGAACTTATGGGAAGAGGTTACGCATGGTTTGATACTGGAACTCACGATAGCTTGATAGAATCAAGTCAGTTTATACAAACTGTAGAAAAAAGACAATCTTTAAAGATAGCCTGTTTAGAGGAAATAGCTTATAAATTTGGTTATATAAATAGAGAAGAACTTTTAAAACTAGCTGAGCCTCTTAAAAAAAATGAATATGGGCGGTATCTTATAAATTTAGCAAAAGGTAAAAATATATGA
- a CDS encoding Wzz/FepE/Etk N-terminal domain-containing protein, whose translation MNDAKITDEDEIDLVELFKTLWGYKFIILGVTLLFGILGFLYAFVLATPKYQVSAIFENGYIKTSINDKTSINDKTSIINGLKFQYIDKLKDKSGLDFSFGKIEDIKNGNNFKIDILANSNEIGISNMKEVLENLQKNDQKFLDNYIEKTKKKIELNDEKISILNARKVSIEENISSIKSAIANFNNRIFDLSKNNNSNIDINSKFEFSRLIEVKNSINQELSILNKNLTELTAEIFNTQSMQIELKNQMLPANMHKTSFIGDILIYENPVKPKKALILAIAIFAGFFIAIFGVLVFDAVKRYNKN comes from the coding sequence GTGAATGATGCAAAGATTACAGATGAAGATGAGATAGATTTAGTAGAGCTTTTTAAGACATTATGGGGATATAAGTTTATAATACTTGGAGTAACTTTACTTTTTGGAATTTTGGGATTTTTATATGCGTTTGTTTTAGCAACTCCAAAATACCAAGTAAGCGCTATTTTTGAGAATGGATATATCAAAACTTCTATAAATGATAAAACTTCTATAAATGATAAAACTTCTATAATTAATGGATTAAAATTTCAATACATTGATAAATTAAAAGACAAAAGTGGGCTTGATTTTAGTTTTGGTAAAATTGAGGATATAAAAAATGGTAATAATTTTAAAATAGACATTTTGGCAAATAGCAATGAAATAGGTATTTCTAATATGAAAGAGGTTTTAGAAAATTTACAAAAAAATGATCAAAAATTTTTAGATAACTATATAGAGAAAACTAAAAAGAAGATAGAATTAAATGATGAAAAAATTTCTATTTTAAATGCAAGGAAAGTTTCTATAGAAGAAAACATAAGTTCTATTAAATCAGCAATTGCTAATTTTAATAATCGAATTTTTGATTTATCAAAAAATAATAATTCAAATATTGATATAAACTCAAAATTTGAATTTAGCAGGTTGATTGAGGTTAAAAATTCAATCAATCAAGAACTTTCTATTTTAAATAAAAACTTAACAGAACTAACAGCTGAAATCTTTAATACTCAAAGTATGCAAATAGAATTAAAAAATCAAATGCTACCTGCAAATATGCATAAAACAAGCTTTATTGGAGATATATTAATATATGAAAATCCAGTTAAGCCAAAAAAAGCTTTGATTTTAGCCATAGCAATTTTTGCGGGATTTTTTATAGCTATTTTTGGAGTGCTAGTTTTTGATGCGGTTAAGAGATATAATAAAAATTAA
- the queA gene encoding tRNA preQ1(34) S-adenosylmethionine ribosyltransferase-isomerase QueA, producing the protein MIDLVKTSSYDYFLPQELIAKEPVLPRENAKMLVYDRKKDTILHKHVRDLPEILPECSIVFNDTKVIKARAYGIKSSGGKVEILLNAPLINGNFGAYIKGRVKVGSEIALSDSFKFIVKSLFDDGLREVEFYLKDKKLNTTEVFDEMERIGHVPIPPYIKRDDNKNDEIWYQSIFAKYQGAVAAPTASLHFSSELVDKLKTDHDIYTLTLHVGAGTFKSIESEDITKHKMHEEWYHLPQNTINLINSTDKILGIGTTVTRVIEDFARNGRSNGVCELFLNPFNKPIRQNYLLTNFHLPKSTLIMLVCSFIGFEKTMEIYDIAIKNNYRFYSYGDCMLVL; encoded by the coding sequence ATGATTGATTTAGTAAAAACATCTAGTTATGATTATTTCTTGCCACAAGAGTTAATAGCAAAAGAGCCAGTTTTGCCAAGAGAAAATGCAAAAATGCTTGTTTATGATAGAAAAAAAGACACTATTTTACATAAACATGTGAGAGATTTGCCAGAAATTTTGCCAGAGTGCTCTATTGTTTTTAATGATACAAAAGTTATAAAAGCAAGGGCTTATGGTATAAAAAGTAGTGGCGGAAAAGTAGAAATACTTCTTAATGCACCACTTATAAATGGAAATTTTGGTGCGTATATCAAAGGTAGGGTAAAAGTTGGTAGCGAGATTGCATTAAGTGATAGCTTTAAATTTATAGTTAAATCACTTTTTGATGATGGTTTGAGAGAAGTTGAGTTTTATTTGAAAGATAAAAAGTTAAATACAACTGAAGTTTTTGATGAGATGGAGCGTATAGGACACGTGCCTATTCCACCATATATCAAAAGAGATGATAATAAAAATGATGAAATTTGGTATCAAAGTATTTTTGCAAAATACCAAGGTGCTGTTGCTGCTCCAACCGCATCTTTGCATTTTAGTAGTGAGCTTGTTGATAAGCTTAAAACAGATCATGATATTTACACACTTACTTTACATGTTGGAGCAGGAACTTTTAAGAGTATAGAAAGCGAGGATATAACAAAACATAAAATGCACGAAGAGTGGTATCATCTTCCGCAAAATACTATAAATTTGATAAACTCAACGGATAAAATTTTAGGCATTGGAACAACTGTTACTAGGGTGATTGAGGATTTTGCTAGAAATGGTAGGAGTAATGGTGTTTGTGAGTTATTTTTAAATCCTTTTAATAAACCAATTAGGCAAAATTATCTTCTTACAAATTTCCATCTTCCAAAATCAACTTTAATAATGCTAGTTTGTAGTTTTATAGGTTTTGAAAAAACTATGGAAATTTATGATATAGCCATAAAAAATAATTATAGATTTTATTCTTATGGCGATTGTATGTTAGTTTTATAG
- the tatC gene encoding twin-arginine translocase subunit TatC: MFEDLKPHLIELRKRLFISCASIFIMFFVCFSFWNPILSWMTTPLVKILPQGSDIIFTQVQEPFFTAMKVSFFAGLVVSMPIIFWQFWLFVSPGLYDNEKKYVLPFVLFATFFFIAGASFCYYVVIPIGFKFLINFGGQLFTALPSIGEYVGFFTKLIVAFGISFELPVVTFFLAKIGLVDYKTLLGFFRYAIIIIFVFAAIVTPPDVISQILMALPLVLLYALSILVVKWTCKTTENEIADDEQKDGENLDD; encoded by the coding sequence ATGTTTGAAGATCTTAAACCTCATTTAATAGAACTTAGAAAAAGATTGTTTATAAGTTGTGCATCCATTTTTATAATGTTTTTTGTATGTTTTTCTTTTTGGAATCCAATCCTTTCTTGGATGACTACGCCATTAGTTAAAATTTTGCCACAAGGCAGTGATATTATATTTACTCAGGTTCAAGAGCCATTTTTTACAGCTATGAAAGTTTCATTTTTTGCAGGACTTGTAGTTTCTATGCCTATAATTTTCTGGCAATTTTGGCTTTTTGTATCTCCTGGTCTTTATGATAATGAGAAAAAATATGTTTTGCCATTTGTTTTGTTTGCTACATTTTTCTTTATAGCAGGAGCTAGTTTTTGTTACTATGTGGTAATACCGATAGGATTTAAATTTCTTATAAATTTTGGTGGACAACTTTTTACGGCACTTCCTAGCATTGGTGAATATGTAGGATTTTTTACAAAACTAATTGTTGCATTTGGGATATCTTTTGAACTGCCTGTTGTTACATTTTTCTTAGCAAAAATTGGTCTTGTTGATTATAAAACTTTGCTTGGATTTTTTAGATATGCAATTATTATAATATTTGTTTTTGCAGCTATTGTTACACCGCCTGATGTTATAAGCCAAATTCTTATGGCATTACCTCTTGTTTTACTTTATGCTCTTTCTATACTTGTTGTAAAATGGACATGTAAAACTACTGAAAACGAGATTGCTGATGATGAACAAAAAGATGGTGAAAATTTAGATGATTGA
- the tatB gene encoding Sec-independent protein translocase protein TatB encodes MLGMSFSEILVIALIAILVLGPDKLPKAMVEIAKFLKFFKKSINDAKASFDQEIKIAELKADAQKYKDSLNDAKNKVRKKLTFEELEELKNGVKDISDEFNSAKNIISENVANLSNLQENTTNLKPQDKKED; translated from the coding sequence ATGCTTGGAATGAGTTTTTCTGAAATTTTAGTTATAGCTTTGATTGCTATTTTGGTTTTAGGACCAGATAAATTACCAAAAGCAATGGTAGAGATAGCTAAATTTTTAAAATTTTTTAAAAAGAGTATAAATGATGCAAAAGCTAGTTTTGATCAAGAAATTAAGATAGCTGAGTTAAAAGCTGATGCACAAAAATACAAAGACAGCTTAAATGATGCAAAAAACAAAGTTAGAAAAAAACTTACATTTGAAGAATTAGAAGAGTTGAAAAACGGCGTAAAAGATATATCTGATGAATTTAACAGTGCTAAAAATATAATAAGTGAAAATGTTGCAAATTTATCAAATTTACAAGAAAATACTACAAATTTAAAACCACAAGATAAAAAAGAGGATTAA